One Formosa agariphila KMM 3901 genomic window, TTGTATCCTTTTAATACATCTTCTTTCATGGCTTTAGCCGTTAAGAAAATAATAGGCACTTCTGTGTTTTTCTCTCTAATTTCTTTAGCTAGAGTAAAACCATCTTTATAAGGCATCATGACATCAAGAATACATAAATCAAAATCATCTTTTTTGAACTTTTCGAAACCTTCCATACCATTTTTAGCATGGGTAACATCGTAGTCGTTCATGGTTAAATAATCTTTAAGGACCGTTCCAAAGTTTGGATCATCCTCTACTAATAAAATTCTCTTATGTTGTTCGCTCATAATCTTTATGATATTAATGGAAGTTTTACAATGAATGTACTTCCTTTTCCTTTCTCACTTTCCACCGAAATATGACCTTGATGATCATCTACTATTCGTTTTACATATGCAAGACCAAGACCGTGACCTTTTACATTATGTATGTTTCCTGTGTGCTCTCTATAAAACTTTTCAAAAACTCTTTTTTGTGCGGCTTTACTCATTCCGCTACCTTGGTCTTTTATTTTTAATAAAATACTATTCCCTACCGTTTCCGTATACACATCTATTTTTGGTGCTTCAGGAGAATATTTTATGGCATTATCTAACATGTTAACTATAACATTTGTAAAATGTGTTTCGCTTGCCAAAACTGTAGATTTATCTGCATCTAAGTGCAAATGAATAAAACCTTGTCTGTCTTCTACTATTAACTCAATATGGGTAATAGCATCTTCTACTAAGTCGTGCAAGTCTACACTATCCTTACTAATATTTAGTTCATTTTTTTCTAGTTTAGATATTCTTAATACGTTTTCAACGTGTGCATGCATACGTTTGTTTTCTTCTTTTATCATATTAAGATAACGCATTACTTTGTCTTTATCATCAATAATCTTCGGATTTTTTATAGCATCCAAAGCTAAATTTATTGTTGCTATAGGTGTTTTAAACTCATGCGTCATATTATTAATAAAATCATTCTTTATTTCTGAAATCTTACGTTGTTTTAACAACTGAAATAAAGCACTGATGTAAGCAATAATAATTATTGAAGTAAAGATAAACGACAATAATGTCATGCCTAATATAGACGACATGATAAACTTATTTCGCTCTGGAAAATTCACCAATAATCTAAAATTATTTTGGCTGTTTTCGTTCTGAAAAATGGGCACACTAAACGTTTTATCGTCTTTCAACTCAAAACCTTCACTTTGCACTTTAGTTGCTAAATCGTTACTATAAATGGCAAACTCGTAATCTATATCAATATTATCTTCGTGAAGCTTTTTAGTTAACAAGCGTGTAATTTCTTCTTTCTTAACACGTTTATAAATAGGTGTTCTACTTGTTAATACTTTAAAAGCTTCCTCAAAACTTTGTTTTTCAGCTTCATTAAATCGTCCGATTTTTGAAATACTTAAAACAGGATTTACATTAACGTTATTTTCAATAACACTTTTGTTACTGTAAACCTTCGTTTCAGACTTACTAATAATACGTTTTATATTTATACTATCTAAACCTATGTCAAAGATCGAAGAAGACAACTTATAATTCTCTTCTAAAATTCCACTTCTATAAATTAGAGTTTCGTCTGTACTTTCATTTTGCTGATTAAATAAAAGTTGCGTGATTGCAATGGTATCTGCATCTTTTTTTTGATCAACTAGACGTTGAAACTTTCTAAAATATGTATTTAATTCGCGTTGTTCTATATCTTTAGAAACAAAACTTAAGGCCTTTTTTACATTAAAAGTAAATTGCTCCTCTTCATTTTTTACCGAATCGCTAATATAACGTGCTTGAACAAAAATGATACCTATCAACGATAAGCTCATTAATACTACTAGCAACATAAATAACTTCTTGCTCATCGTTCAAAATTAACATTTTAACATTTAGTTTTTTTAACATTTAACCTTACATTAACAAATTTGTTAAAACAGTTCTTTTATTTGTTTTTTTTAAGTATTTCTCGGTGAATTTCTTTCACTTGTTGTTCCATATGCGCCATAGTATCATTTACAATAACATAGTCGGATTTAGCAATACGCTCGTCGTCCGACCACTGTTGTTTCATAATCGATTCTATTTTTTCAACAGACGTTTTATCGCGTTTTAAAAGCCGTTCTATCTTCGTTGCTTTATCTAGAGTAACCGTAATTATATAATCGCACATTCTATCTGCTCCACTTTCAAAGAGGATCGCTGCTTCTTTTAAAATGTATGCAGAAGTTTGTTTATCCACCCAAGATTTAAAATGTGCTGCAACACGAGGATGAACAATTGCATTCATTTGCTCTAATAGCGCTTTGTTGTTAAAAATAGCATGAGAAATATAAGGCTTATTTAAAGCGCCATCTAAATACGCTTCTTCTCCGAACAAATCGATTAACTCCGATTTAATTTCTACAGAATTTACCATTAATAATTTTGCTTCATCGTCTGAAATGTACATTGGAATTCCAAACATGCTATGAAACGTTTTAGC contains:
- the coaE gene encoding dephospho-CoA kinase (Dephospho-CoA kinase (CoaE) performs the final step in coenzyme A biosynthesis.); its protein translation is MIIVGVTGGIGSGKSTVAKTFHSMFGIPMYISDDEAKLLMVNSVEIKSELIDLFGEEAYLDGALNKPYISHAIFNNKALLEQMNAIVHPRVAAHFKSWVDKQTSAYILKEAAILFESGADRMCDYIITVTLDKATKIERLLKRDKTSVEKIESIMKQQWSDDERIAKSDYVIVNDTMAHMEQQVKEIHREILKKNK
- a CDS encoding sensor histidine kinase; the encoded protein is MSKKLFMLLVVLMSLSLIGIIFVQARYISDSVKNEEEQFTFNVKKALSFVSKDIEQRELNTYFRKFQRLVDQKKDADTIAITQLLFNQQNESTDETLIYRSGILEENYKLSSSIFDIGLDSINIKRIISKSETKVYSNKSVIENNVNVNPVLSISKIGRFNEAEKQSFEEAFKVLTSRTPIYKRVKKEEITRLLTKKLHEDNIDIDYEFAIYSNDLATKVQSEGFELKDDKTFSVPIFQNENSQNNFRLLVNFPERNKFIMSSILGMTLLSFIFTSIIIIAYISALFQLLKQRKISEIKNDFINNMTHEFKTPIATINLALDAIKNPKIIDDKDKVMRYLNMIKEENKRMHAHVENVLRISKLEKNELNISKDSVDLHDLVEDAITHIELIVEDRQGFIHLHLDADKSTVLASETHFTNVIVNMLDNAIKYSPEAPKIDVYTETVGNSILLKIKDQGSGMSKAAQKRVFEKFYREHTGNIHNVKGHGLGLAYVKRIVDDHQGHISVESEKGKGSTFIVKLPLIS